The Malus sylvestris chromosome 14, drMalSylv7.2, whole genome shotgun sequence genome segment CAGGCAGAGATGCAGGTGGTGAGACATCAGGATTTGCAGTTGGTGATACAGCAGGACTGGCAGGCATAGAGGCAGGAGGAGAAGCACCTGGTGTAGAAAGAGACCTCGGGCTAGAGGAAGATGAAGTAGCAGCACCTGGATTAGCAGGTTGAGTAAACTTGCTAAAGTAAAGGTccatggaagaagaagaaactggAGAAGCAGTGGCTGACCGAGAGTAATGAAGAGGCAGGGACTGAAAAGGATATGCGTCTTCATGAAAAATTACATGTCTAGAGATGTATACTCGGTTGTCAATAGGATCAAAACAGCGATAGCCTTTGTGTTGAAGACTGTAGCCCAAAAATATACAGCTCTTGCTCTTAGCATCCAGCTTACTATGCACATAAGGTTTGAGCCATGGGAAGCATTGACAGCCAAATACTCTGAGTTTGGAATAATCCGGCGGCTgagtaaataaaatttcccaaggagagattggaagACCAGAGATGGGCAGGCGATTGATGAGGTATATGGCAGTCGAGAAGGCTTCTACCCAAAACACATGAGGTACATGAGAAGCAACAAGTAAAGTACGAGCTGTTTCAACAAGATGGCGGTGCTTCCTCTCGGCACATCCATTTTGTTCAGGAGTATGCGGACAGCTAAATTGATGAAGAATACCATGTGTGCGAAGAAAGGAAGCAAAAGAGTTACCAGTGAACTCACCCCCTGAATCTGAACGCAAAGTTTGTATTTTATTTCCAAGTAAATTTTCTACATAGTTTTTGAAGATAACAAATGTAGAAAATACATCAGACTTTGCTTTCAAAGGGAAAAACCAGCTATATTTACTAAAATCATCAACCAGAAGTAAGTAGTACTGGAAACCACTACTAGATTTAACAGAAGCAGGTCCCCACAAATCACAGTGCAACAGTTGAAGGCTGCGagttgaagttgaagaagcCACTCCAAAAGGAAGCTTGTGGTTCTTAGCTAGAGCACAGTCTGAACAGAAGAAGTCAACCGAAGATTTACCATGCACTGCAAGCTTATTAGTAGAGATGACCCTgcgaaatattgaagaagatggATGACCTAAGCGTTGATGCCACACTTGGACAGGAGCTTTAACACTGAGAAAGGCAGAGTGTAACGAAGGAGAAGAGGTACTGGAACTTTGCAGGGGATAGAAACCATCTCTAACCGGTCCCCGCAAAAGCATCCTCCCCGAAGTACGATCCTTGACAGTGGATCCATAAGGGTCAAGAGTTAATTCACAATCATTATCCTTAAGAAATTGATAAGCAGATAAAAGATTATGTGCCATGGAAGGAACATGAAGAACATTCTGCAGCTTAAAAGAATGATGAGGAGTATACAGAGAAGAGGAACCAACATTATGAATGGATAAACCTTTACCATTTCCAATATACACTTTGTCCTCTCCAGTGTAGGGAGTAGGAGAAGAGATGTTAGCAACATCATTGGTGATGTGAGATGTAGCTCCAGAATCAATTAACCAAGGCTGAGATGGTTTAGCAGAATGATGTACACACATGGCAGCAAGTTTAGCCGGAGGAATACGACCACAGATCTCGGGGTTCATGCGATCAAAGCAGTCAAGGGCCTCATGACTGGTAGatccacaaatttgacattgaACTTTGAAGGTAGAAGAACCGGGATGATTGCGCGAGCCTTGATAAATCCGATTACCACGATTAGGATTGAAATTACCACGAGAATTGCGATTTCCTCGATTGGAAATGAATTGACTCCTGGGAGGCTTGCCACGATTGGAGTTGTACCGAGAGGCAGAGTGAAGTGGTAAAGACTGAGCAGCAAATGCCGAGGGAGTAGGAAGCAGAGGAGGCTGAGACTGCACAGAAAAAGCCTGAAATGGTTCAACCACAGATGCTGAAGCGACTGTCTTCCGTCGAGCCATAGAAAGCTCCTTGGTAAGTAAGAGACCGTGAAGTTCATCCAGAGACGTCGAAGACAAACGAAGCATTATAGAATCAATGAAGGACTCAAACTCATCAGGCAAACCATGTAAAGTAGCAGCAATTAGATCACGATCAGAGACGGAAGCACCTGCAGCATGTAAGGAATCTGCAATTTCCTTGATTTGCTGGAGATATCCCGAGATAGAATTGGAGCCTTTCTGTACCGATTGAAGGCGTGAGCGCAATTGATGAATATTAGCCTCCGAAACACCACCAAAACGCTGTTCAAGCTTCACCCAAAGCTCGCGAGAGGACGAAACGCCAACCGTGAACGGAATAATTTCTTCAGAAAGTGTGGAATTCAACCAGATCAGCAGATTTTGATCTTTTTCATACCATTCTTCAAAAGCTGGATTCAGTGAGCGATCAGCCAAGAGAGGCGGTGGACAGATCTCAGTGCCTTCAATCACACCGAGAAGTTTATAACGCCGGAAAATAGGAGCAAACAACGCTCGCCATGGAAGATAGTTGGAGCTTTTCAGTTTAATCGGCACCATACTACCAATGTTGTGAATCGTCAGAGAAGTGTACGAATTCAGAAAAGGAGGATTAGaagagaaattagggtttggagTCGGAGAAGATCCAATTGGGGACGAATCTGACGGAGAAGCCATGATCTCGAACAAGAATCAATCGACGAACAGAAGAGAAATCAGAGAAGAAAGAGTGAAGAATCAGAGTTGAAACACCAAGAATCGATCAAGAGAAGATCGATCGATGCGGAAGATGGATACGATGCTGTGAAGCACATCCATTTTGTCCTAATATGCTTATCATCTGTCCTAATATTATGGTATTATATTAAACTGAAAAGCTCCAACTATCTTCCATGGCGAGCGTTGTTTGCTCCTATTTTCCGGCGTTATAAACTTCTCGGTGTGATTGAAGGCACTGAGATCTGTCCACCGCCTCTCTTGGCTGATCGCTCACTGAATCCAGCTTTTGAAGAATGGTATGAAAAAGATCAAAATCTGCTGATCTGGTTGAATTCCACACTTTCTGAAGAAATTATTCCGTTCACGGTTGGCGTTTCGTCCTCTCGCGAGCTTTGGGTGAAGCTTGAACAGCGTTTTGGTGGTGTTTCGGAGGCTAATATTCATCAATTGCGCTCACGCCTTCAATCGGTACAGAAAGGCTCCAATTCTATCTCGGGATATCTCCAGCAAATCAAGGAAATTGCAGATACCTTGTCCCTTGCCCAAGTTTTAGCATTGTGGCTTCCGGATCCTCTTCAACAATAATTATACTGTGCTTAAGCATAGTAATGGGTTGGAATTGTGTCGCTTGGGATGTTTTCTTGACTTgactttcttctttattttcttccaaCCGGACATTATACATGAGCCCCGAAAGATATGTTACCTACCGTCAAACCTCTGCACTAATCAAATTCTATGTAGTGCTATTTATGTTTATGGGTTCTTCTCTCTCTACTTCCCCTTCCTGTCTTCTTGTCTCTCTCACGTGCTCATGCACATCCACACTTGAAAAGCTTTCGTGCATTTTCTGGTATTAAAGTTACTAGACAAAATCTTTGTAATAGCATGGCCAGGATGATTCTTTTAATTTCAGTCTCTACAAACTAAATCCTAACACATCCTTGCTTTCTTTTCTCCGATTTCTCTAGCTTACATTCTTGTCGATCAGGAGGTTCATGCTGCAGAGGTACTTCGAATACCTTCTGTGCCATTTTTTCTCACTGTTAAGTGTTAATAcatcttttcattctatttattTACAAGTTTTTCATCCTCTAATCAGTTGGAACGCACCTTCATTGCTATCAAGCCAGATGGAGTTCAAAGAGGACTGGTAAGTTAACTGTTTGACCTAAGATTGTTCCCTGAAGCATGTGCTATGGCTTCCATGACATGTTTTATACCTTTTTTGTgctaagccttttttttttctttgattccAGATTGCAGAAATCATATCTCGATTTGAGCGGAAAGGTTTTAAACTTGTAGGCATTAAAGTGGTTGTTCCTACAAAGGATTTTGCGCAAAAGCATTATCATGATCTGAAGGAGAGGCCATTCTTTAGTGGCCTCTGTGACTTCCTTAGTTCCGGCCCTGTTATTGCAATGGTTAGTAGGACTAATCATATGCTTGGATATGACAATATCCTTTCATCTGGCGAATCTCATATTCCTAACTCTTGCAGGTCTGGGAAGGAGAGGGTGTGATCAAGTATGGTAGAAAACTTATTGGAGCTACAGACCCCCAAAAATCAGAACCTGGAACTATCAGAGGCGATCTAGCCGTTGTTGTCGGAAGGTAATAGCTTTGATCTTGAGTGTTTGATAATTTTATTGCATTAGTACTTCGCTTCTCAAGCTACATTCAGTTACCTTTTATCTTCTATTTAGTTTTCAATCTCTCTGTATTGTTCACTCCAATTCTAACTTGGATGCCACAATGCCACAATGACGTGCAGAAACATCATCCACGGCAGCGATGGTCCAGAGACTGCCAAGGACGAAATCAACTTGTGGTTTA includes the following:
- the LOC126599668 gene encoding nucleoside diphosphate kinase III, chloroplastic/mitochondrial-like, whose translation is MRSQICRSASRAARSLLSTPKASSRSYSEGRAVATAAAVALGSKAPLFASSFGRAGSDNASRGWISGALAIPAAAYILVDQEVHAAELERTFIAIKPDGVQRGLIAEIISRFERKGFKLVGIKVVVPTKDFAQKHYHDLKERPFFSGLCDFLSSGPVIAMVWEGEGVIKYGRKLIGATDPQKSEPGTIRGDLAVVVGRNIIHGSDGPETAKDEINLWFTPSELVSYTSNQEKWIYGVN